Proteins co-encoded in one Sulfuricaulis limicola genomic window:
- a CDS encoding (2Fe-2S) ferredoxin domain-containing protein translates to MSYYRYHVFFCVNKREDGSACCANHPAQEMRDYAKARIKSLGMDGKGGVRINQAGCMDRCEEGPVIAVYPEGTWYTYVDQVDIDEIIDRHLRQGQAVERLKLKE, encoded by the coding sequence ATGTCTTATTATCGTTATCATGTTTTTTTCTGCGTGAACAAGCGCGAGGACGGCAGCGCCTGCTGCGCCAACCACCCGGCGCAGGAGATGCGCGACTACGCCAAGGCCCGCATCAAGTCGCTGGGCATGGATGGCAAGGGCGGCGTACGCATCAACCAGGCGGGCTGCATGGACCGTTGCGAGGAAGGGCCGGTCATCGCGGTTTACCCCGAAGGCACCTGGTACACCTACGTGGATCAGGTGGACATCGACGAGATCATCGACCGGCACCTGCGGCAGGGTCAGGCGGTTGAGCGCCTCAAACTGAAGGAATAA